DNA sequence from the Coffea eugenioides isolate CCC68of chromosome 9, Ceug_1.0, whole genome shotgun sequence genome:
GATTCTACTGATCATGTTTGACCATGCAAAATTTTGACTGTGGGTCATGATTATTcttctccttttgtttttttgttcgTTGGacaacataaaaaaaaagggataatttcagaaacctcccttgaggtttctgacaatttcacttagCTCCCctcaattttggaaaattacactaacctccctcGATTCAATAAAATGACTACAATACCCTCTACTTAATAAATAATTTACCACATATGTGGGATAcaaaaaccaaaccaaaagtaaaagaaaatataaaaaccTGCAACAACTCGTCATCATCTCTAATCCTACTTCAATTAACAgcagtttcttttctttttccctccttttttttctatCTCTTATGATTCTCTCCTTCCTACCTATAACCCCACAGTCTCTTCCACCCATCAATTACACCACCATGCAAACCTACCCGAAGTGTTTATTTCTTGTCTATTTCTCTCTTTCCGTGGTACTTAACTATCAGTCCCTTTGTTTATTTCTTCTTGTATTATAATTTGCATATATTAAAGaatcaaatttccaaaattacaaATTGAGGGAGCaaatgaaaatttcatggtcaaattgATGGAGATAATGAAGATGGTTGTgatagagaggaaaaaaaatgaaattaatgggCTATGGTTGGAAGAGAAAAAGGGATGACTCTGGGTTATGCTATTATGTCTATTATGCACTAGAATCTAATATCTTCATTTAGtttcatttttgtttgatttacaAGTATTGATGGTGGTTTGTCATAAAAATTAGTTTCTCTATTCCTAACGCCATTGGAGTATGGGGTTGCTCTTGGCATAGACATCAATAGTGGTTGGCCAGATCTTCTATTTAAGGAAGGTGATATGTGATAGGTGCTGGATTCATAATTTGAGGTGTGAGATTAGCCAATTGACAAAATATAGTGTTAATTTGGGGCGGGAAGCTTTTGAGGGTATTTTAGTTGGTAGTGGTGCGTATGATCTATTTGTAAAGTGATTCGGGTAGAGTTTGGGATTTTGATGATTCCGAAATTGATAGAATTTGGGGATTAAGTTGGAGTGCgattttgataaaatttggGATTTTAGTGATACCGAAATTGATAGAATTTGGGAATTAAATTGGAGTTTGCTTGAATAGTTGATGAAGTTTTGGGTTTACAATTATCGTGGCAGCATAGTAAGTTTGAAGAGTgtttgttacttttttttttggttaaatttatCACTAAACCTTTTTTCCACTTTCTTTTGATGTTATGATATtgcataagggtattttaggatacTTAAGTATAATTCTACCCTAATGGATCTATAATGTTACTTAAATAGTAAAAGCAAAGAGGTCAgtataattttctaaaattagaGGGAgctgagtgaaattgtcagaaacctcaagggaggtttctgaaattatccaaaaaaaaataattatctAAAATTAAATCTATAACCagttaaaataataaaaacgaGAACAAGCCAAATGCATTAATACAGCTTGTGAAAACCTGCTGCCTGCTTGTTTGATAATTGACGCTGAGGACCAACGTGATTAGCTTAACAATCAGTTTCAGGTTAACTTAAAGGCATTAACCATGGATTAAATACTACAAAGCTTATCTCTCACTTGACATAGCAAGTTAGGAATGTGCATTGACAAGTTATGAGTGGCGAGGACCTATTGAGCATTTACATGCCATTTTTTCTCCTACACCTCTAATTTAAGTTTGTAGTCGAATCCTCTAATTttattcaacaaattaaaaatttggacAAGCCTGGAAGGTGCTGATCATAATGGTGAATTTAGTCTGTACAACAACGTAATTGAACGTTTAAATCCCATATATTGAATTGAACATGACTACTATTGGCCTATTGTATTTTCTCATTATAATTACTGTTTACCCCTTCAGTGGTTTTATGTTTTATCACATCGTCTCCGATTAATATTCAGTATTATCCGCTTAAACTCCTATGATTTTCTGTAAAGTAgaaaatacataaaaaaaacCTCTAATTATATCGTTAGCACTTTAGTGTCAAATAGAAATATTATTTAATGAATTAGAGTGAAAAACGTTGAGCTGCAAAGAGTCCTGATattgtttaataaaatttgcATGAAACACGTTGAGCAGCTTTTTGTATTGTTAGATGGGATGCAAGGATCAGCCATCTTTGACTCGTCGAAATTATCTATCAAATCGATATCAGCCGCTAATTTGAGCTGCTAATGAATTAATTAGCCAACTACcggcatatatatatatatatatatatatatatatatatattactatATAATTTGATCTATTATACTTGTGCATTAGCCAACTAGCTAGTAGCACTTCGTATGCACGCAAAAATTCCTACAGCTGTCTCAGTCATCGTGCTTAAGAATTGTCTGCGCTTATTTTGAGAACTCCAATTTTGAGTTTATGCTAAAAAGTGTTTTTGAGACCAAAAAGCACTACCTTCAGCTTTGCAATATGATGATCATCAAACATATTAAAAATGTTCTTACTacccaagaaaatatttttaacaaaGGCACCGCATCGCCAAATAGAGGCTAAATAAATAGTACTCCATCTGTCCCATAAAATTTGTTATATGTTTGCCATTTTTTCTTGTCCTAAATTAATTGTTATCTTAGAAAAATCAATTCAAccttttcaatgaaattttatcTTTACTTATCAACTGACCCACTACCTGGTCCCCATAATTATCAATACATCAAATAAAAGATGGCCTGTCACTAAGAAtataagagaaaaagaaaagttctCTTTCCTACTAAGAGCATCCACAATGGATTACACTTTATGAAGTGTAATCCACATGCCACGTCAGCATTCCACTTTCTCCTCTTTTATTACACTTTCACTCACAATGGATTACACTCCACAATGTGTAATAGCATGGGTCCacaattaatcaaatatttattttaataatgcataactcatatcccataaataaataaagtaatttttaaaactaattttgttatttttaaaaaataaagtactaactttcgttaaattttgtacattttgaatttttttattttctaaaaatgatattattaatttttaagtttgaataatatatctttttctatgtttcaaaaataatatattgttatttttttaaaaataattatgtaggaaattaaacaaatatttgatacttcaAATGCGAagatatcataataatccatacttAATTAATAATTCGGAATGTAATTAGTTGAACTCCATAACATAATATTACATAagttaaatcaaataaaatacaaataataacaaaatttttattaatcactTAAATGTAAAAtggaaaatttaaaaatgaCATTACTAACCATGAAATTAAAGCTAAACTAAGGAATATTATACTTGGCTTTTAGGATGGAACACATATGCTCATGAATTTTAAGCTGCTGCTCGGACATGCCTGTGGTATCCTTCAATAGGATTTCATAATCATTTCGAAAATTATAGTTGTCTAACTTATTTGCTAAGTTTTCCATAGCttgcaatttttcttctttgtgcTCTTTCAACTTCCTCCGGATTTGACTAAGTTCTCCATCAACATCTTGCTCATTCGTTTTTGATTTTCCctttctctttccctttttaGCTGCTTTTTGACCAAGTGGACGAACTTCACGTACTTCACTATCATCGATGTCAAAATTTGAATCCGCATTGGATGAAGAAGTGTATGCCCCGCTTTCATCagtccttatttttttttaagaacgCTGCATAGGAGTATTTGCTTTCCATTTCGGATCATCTTTCAATAGCACCCATACATGTTCATGTACAAAATGCTTATTCTTATTCTGGTGAAAAAGCTCTCGTGCATGCTGTTTGATCTGATCATCATTCCACCCGCTATGATGTTCTCCAACCAATTTGTTGTAGCATTGGTTGAATTCATTGACCATTCGACTCAACCAATGCCAATGTGATTTCACAGCCTTATATTTTCTTGGCGGCCCACATTGCCGATTCTCGTTGAAGTATTCCGTGACTCGTTTCCAAAAACTCTCTTCATTTTGAGAATTACCCACAATGCTACAATTAGAAATTGTGAGCCAAGCACTTGCAAGTATCTTGTCATCATCCACACTCCATGGAACGCGTTTATAATCAGATTCTTCCATTGACTCATTGGTGAGAGTAATGTTATCCACCCCACGTTGTGTTGAAAATGGTGGAAATTGAGAGTCCGGCATTGATTCCGTTGATGCAGCATTTTGTTGTTGGCCGGCGAAATCAAAATCCTTCCTTATCTCTGACGGAGTACTTGAGCCTCCATAACCCATGCAAAGTTATAATACCCCGATGTGTAATGATTTCCCATATTTGGATTAAAATAAGGAGGTGGAGGATACATGGGAATTGGATATGAAAAATTTGGcggattttgaaaatttgatggaTGATTGGAAGTGGATAAATTTGGGGGAAATGCATAATTTTGCACATTTGTAGGAATACCAGAAAATGGgtaatttggaaaattttgggggttttgattttgtgaggatgatgaattttctatatttggagcatttaacatatttgtaaaactactccaattttcatccataatcacaaaaaatgaattaaatgagtGAGAGAGTAGAAATGTGTgagagaataaaagaaataatagagTAGAATATTGGGATATATTTTAGTAAAAAGTGTTGTGTGTTTATATAGAATTCTAAAAAAATAGTGCCGTTGGAAATGTTATCCTCAGCACCCAGGAAATAATGTTGCCGTTGGAAATCCTCTCTGAGCCATTTTACCGTTGCCAGGAAGAAAAGTCAATGGATTACACGCATCACACAGGTGATGCGTGTAATATCCATGACACGGCTCCAATGGGGAGCCGTGTCATGGAGGGGTGTAATGGGGAGCCATTACACCCCCATTGGAGCTGCTCTAATATCACTATCCATAAATTGCACGTTCTTTCAAAAATGACAAATTTTATGAGATGGAGGGAGTATTAATATCCCCACTTCCCAATTTactattcttttttcttctgtGACAAGAAAATAATCAAGTTTCAACCATAAATGTTGACATTTAATTGTCATAAAATTTTCTGCCAATGTACACAGGAGAGGAGCCATCAAGTTAGGAGTGAATCGACTTTTCAttcttgcctttttttttttggttaaattttatttttaatactACACAATAATTGAAGTGAAATCATTCAAGAGACCCTATAAATAAGCTACTGATCATGATTGTTTCAAAATTGCATATTACCCAAAAAGGATGAAAATATCCTATTCAGCAGTGCTTCAATTTGCTTTCCTCCTTCTCATTGCCATCTGGTGGGATTCTGCATCTCATCCTCACCACGAAGAATTTGTTCCATGCCTTTTAAATTATACTGATAGCCCCTCTGATTTCTCAAAAGCAATTTACACCCAAAACAACTCTTCTTTCATGTCGGTCTTGGACTCCTACATCCAAAACTTGCGCTTCCTTTCACCAGAAATTCCTAAGCCCCGAGTCATTATCACAGCTTTGACTGAAAATCAAATTCAAGCAGCAATATTTTGCTCTAAGATGCACCGCTTACAGATGAGAATTCGAAGCGGTGGCCATGACCTTGAGGGCACATCCTTCATTTCTGACATCCCATTTTTTGTCCTAGACATGTCCAACTTCCGTTCAACCGCGGTAGATGCTAATAGTCTAACCGCCTGGGTTGGAGCTGGAGCAACCCTCGGTGAACTATACTACAGCATTCACGAGGCCAATAGCTCTCTGGGGTTTCCGGCTGGTACATGTCCAACTGTTGGCATTGGTGGGCACATCAGTGGCGGAGGCTATGGTCCATTGACAAGGCAATTTGGCCTTGCTGCGGACAATGTCATCGATGCTCGGATCATCGATGCAAACGGAAAAGTTCTGGATAGAAAGAGCATGGGTGAGGATCTCTTTTGGGCTATAAGAGGTGGAGGCGGTGCCAGTTTTGCAGCCATTCTTGGATACAAGTTGAAATTGGTCGAAATTCCAGAGAAAGTTACTGCGTTTTCCATCACCAGAACCTTGGAACAAGATGCAACCCAACTTGTATACGAGTGGCAATATATTGCCTCAAAGTTACCACTGGACCTTACTATCACACTCCAATTTGTCAATATCAATTCCGATCAAACAGGTAAGAGAACTGTGCAAGTTAGATTTGTGTCTGTTTTCCTTGGTAAAGTTGATGAATTATTTTCAATCATGAACCAACAATTTCCCGAGTTGGGGTTGAAGAAAGAGGACTGCAGTGAAATGCTTTGGATCCAATATATTGCCTTTCACAATGGTCAACCAATTGGTGACGTTAAAGAGTTCTTGACCAGGAGAGGCTCTCGAGCTAAACTTTATTCCAAAGATAAATCTGATTTCGCCAAAGAGCCTATCCCTGAAAAAGGGCTTGAAGAGATATTGGAAAAGCTTAATGAATTACCTCCTTCTATGGCAATAATGGaatggagttattttggaggaggGGTAATGGATACAATACCGGAAACAGCAACTCCATTCCCACATAGAGGAAATTTGTACCTCATATTTGTAGAGGTTTTGTGGAATGCAACAAATCAAGAAGTGGTGTCTAAACAGCGTATAGATTGGATCAAAAAGCTTTACAAGGTTATTGGAAAATATGTTCCTAACAATCCAAGAGCTGCCTATGCTAACAATCGCGACCTTGATTTGGGGGTGAATAATAAAGGTAAAACAAGTGTTGAAAAAGCAAGGATCTGGGGTGCTCCATATTTCAAGAACAATTTTGATAGACTGGTAGAAGTGAAAACCAAGGTTGATCCTTATAATTTCTTCAAGAATGAGCAGAGTATCCCACCTTTGCACTGATCATGCTCGAAGAAGAAATGCCCTGTAATTTTTGGGAATCGAGGAGATTCTGAATTTTGAAAGGTTTATTTCAATTTGTTTCCTGGCTGGACAAGTCTTGTTAGCACAATCAAAGGCAAAACACTCACAAGTTTCATTAAACAATCAAAAACATTACTTGTTAAGGTTGGCCTAATCTTTTTCTTGTGCCATGAGTCTTCAATCCGAAATCTAACTTTGTCCAAGAATTTTAGTATCAATTTAACATCAAAAATTGGAGAAGGTGACAGAATTAGGCATATTGGGGTATAATGAGTCAGAAATGCTAGTTGACAGTGTGAAGTCTAGATCTATGAATACATTCAGCATCTAGGCCTAGTGGGCCAATAGTGCATGAATTAAACCGAATCCCCCAACAAGTTGGTatacttttttgtattttttttctccttccaagaaaagaaaatatgaatAAATTCCGTAAATGCATCGACCAGAAAGGTCTGCCAGTAAAGGAGTACGTGAGAAATCAGGACGACGTTTCCAGATATAATTACtttaaacttttcttttgtatttttcatCCGGAATAGGTGGGGACAGAAACACGAGAGAAAAAAAACACCGAAATATGCAAGAGAGTAAAATTGATATGTCACCCGAAATCATTAATTTAATCTTCTGACAAAACTTTGACATTaggatttggagattaaaaggtattgaacaccaaaattataattaaaaataaaagaaaagctcAACCGGAAATAATTTGATGAATGATACTTAATTGTTGAGTGAATTACATATAACCCCTATAGTTTCATTTATTACCACATGGCTCTCAAAATCTCCACTTCACCACCTTATAGTTTTataaaaagtgaaaatttgacgaAAGTTAACCTGTGTAACATCGTTAATTAAAATGTCAACAGTGCTCTTACCTAAATGCT
Encoded proteins:
- the LOC113783196 gene encoding glutathione S-transferase T3-like, which translates into the protein MGYGGSSTPSEIRKDFDFAGQQQNAASTESMPDSQFPPFSTQRGVDNITLTNESMEESDYKRVPWSVDDDKILASAWLTISNCSIVGNSQNEESFWKRVTEYFNENRQCGPPRKYKAVKSHWHWLSRMVNEFNQCYNKLVGEHHSGWNDDQIKQHARELFHQNKNKHFVHEHVWVLLKDDPKWKANTPMQRS
- the LOC113783197 gene encoding berberine bridge enzyme-like 8, which produces MKISYSAVLQFAFLLLIAIWWDSASHPHHEEFVPCLLNYTDSPSDFSKAIYTQNNSSFMSVLDSYIQNLRFLSPEIPKPRVIITALTENQIQAAIFCSKMHRLQMRIRSGGHDLEGTSFISDIPFFVLDMSNFRSTAVDANSLTAWVGAGATLGELYYSIHEANSSLGFPAGTCPTVGIGGHISGGGYGPLTRQFGLAADNVIDARIIDANGKVLDRKSMGEDLFWAIRGGGGASFAAILGYKLKLVEIPEKVTAFSITRTLEQDATQLVYEWQYIASKLPLDLTITLQFVNINSDQTGKRTVQVRFVSVFLGKVDELFSIMNQQFPELGLKKEDCSEMLWIQYIAFHNGQPIGDVKEFLTRRGSRAKLYSKDKSDFAKEPIPEKGLEEILEKLNELPPSMAIMEWSYFGGGVMDTIPETATPFPHRGNLYLIFVEVLWNATNQEVVSKQRIDWIKKLYKVIGKYVPNNPRAAYANNRDLDLGVNNKGKTSVEKARIWGAPYFKNNFDRLVEVKTKVDPYNFFKNEQSIPPLH